The DNA window CATCGAGGTCTTCTACAACCGCCAGCGCCGCCATTCCACCCTGGGGTACTTGACGCCCCTGGAGTTCGAACGCCAAGCTACAGCCGCTTAACTTCAACTACGCAATATCGGGGCAGGCCCAAACATCGACAAGTTCAACTTCTGAGCGCGTCTGACGGCGGAAGGGTCACCCTGAACGAAGGGAAGGGTCTTACC is part of the Deinococcus aestuarii genome and encodes:
- a CDS encoding IS3 family transposase, with product IEVFYNRQRRHSTLGYLTPLEFERQATAA